The Caldicellulosiruptor obsidiansis OB47 genome segment TAAAAAGGCTCAGATTGTTGGAAATCCAGGATGTTACCCAACAAGTGCAATATTAGGGCTTGCTCCTCTTTTGAAAAACAAACTTGTAGATAAAAATAGTATTATAATAGATTCGAAGTCAGGTGTTTCTGGAGCTGGTAAAAAATCTGATTTTGCATATAGTTTCTGCGAACTTGATGAAAATTTCAAAGCATATTCAGTTGCAAAACATAGACATACAAGCGAAATTGAAGAGAAGTGCAGTTTGCTATTTGGCGAAGATTTGAATTTATCATTTACACCACATCTTCTGCCTGTAAAAAGAGGAATACTCTCAACTATATATGCAAACCTTATAAAAAAGATTGCTAAAAACGACCTTGTTGAAATTTACAACGAATTCTACAAAGACGAATATTTTGTTCGTATTTTTGAAGATGAACTACCTGAACTAAAGTACGTAAGAGGAACAAACTTTGTAGACATTGGATTTGAGATAGATAAGAAGACAAACAGAGTTATCATAATCTCATGCATTGACAATCTCATAAAAGGTGCTGCCGGCCAGGCAATTCAAAATATGAATATAAAATTTTCTCTTGATGAAAAAACGGGACTTATAATGGTGGGAGAATATTTTTAAAAAATAAAATGAAGGGATGACGGTTTATATGTACGAAGAAATGGACACTCTGATTGAAAAAGCAAGTATATTAATAGAAGCTCTTCCTTACATACAAAAACTTTATGGTAAGACTGTTGTAATAAAATATGGCGGGAATGCTATGATAAATGAAAAGCTTAAAAACTGGGTTATGGAAGATATAACTTTGCTCAAATACATTGGTGTAAATCCAATAGTTGTTCATGGCGGTGGACCTGACATAAATTCAGTCCTCAAGAAACTCAAGGTTGAAAGTCAGTTTGTCAATGGGCTCAGAGTAACAGATATGCAAACCATGGAAGTTGCTCAAATGGTCCTTGTAGGAAAGACAAATAAAGAACTTGTATCAATGCTAAACCAAAAAGGTGGAAAGGCAATAGGTATTTGCGGAATTGATGGTAATTTAATTCAGGCACGAAAACATTATGAATATGTAAATGGAGAAAAAATTGATTTAGGTTATGTGGGAGAGGTCGTGTCAATAAACGCAAAGGTTTTAGAAATGCTTGCTAAAGATGAATATATACCTGTTGTTGCACCAATTGGTGTTGGGGAAGATGGTACAAGTTACAATATTAACGCAGATACTGTGGCGGCTGAAATTGCAAAGGCAATAAAGGCTGAAAAGCTAATGTTTATGACAGATGTTGAAGGATTAAAATATGATAAAAATAGCAAGGAAATAATCTCAGCAATAAGTGCCGATGAAGTTTTGAAGATGATTGACGAAGGAAAGATTGATGGCGGGATGATTCCAAAGGTGTTAGGATGCATAGACGCACTAAAGCACGGTGTCAATCGTACACACATCCTTGATGGAAGAATTCCACACTGTATTTTGCTTGAGATATTTACAGATAAAGGTATTGGAACAATGATTCATCTGTAAAAACTTTTATATGTCAGTATAAATAAACGGGGCTTTAGTTGTCTAAAAACATAGCCCCGTTTATTTATGGTACTTTGTCCCATAAATAATCGAAAATCCTCTGTAAATCTGTTCATAAAGTAAAACTCTAAAAAGCTGATGAGGAAAAGTAAGTTTTGAAAATGAAATAAGTAAATCAGCTTTTCTTTTCACTTCATTTGAAAGTCCATTGGAACTGCCAATTATAAAAGTAATATTTTTACCACTATATATATTTTTTCTTAGAATCTCAGAAAATTCTTCTGAGGAAAACTCAAAACCATTAACGTCACATACGATTATAAATTCATCTTCCTTTATGAATTTTAAAACCTTATCAGCTTCTTTTTCTAAAAGAGTTTCAATATTAGAATATTTATTTTCATCTTCTTCTTTAATCTCTATTTCTTCTACTTTTACCCACCGCGAAAGCCTTTTTTTGTACTCTTCACATGCCTGCAAGAAATACTTCTCTTTTATTGTTCCAACACTGATTATTTTTATCATATATCATCCACTTTCGACAAAAGTTTATCAATAAGTTGATTAAGTTCATCTCTGCACCTTCTGTACTCTTCAATATCTCCACCATATGGGTCAACAACATCCAAATCTTCTTTGGTATTCATTACATACTCCTTTAAAGTAAACACCTTGTCGGCAGTACCAGGATACATCTTTGTAATTACCTCTTTATGATACCTTTCCATTGTCAAGATAAGAGTACTTTCTTTTATCATATCCTCATTTACAAGTCTTGATACGTGCGACGAGATATCAATACCAACTTCATTCATTACCAATATAGCATTTCTGGAAGCCTTCTGTGGAAAAAATGCAGAAAGCCCAGCTGATTCAACTTCAACATTATCAATTTTCATCTTCTTAAGCTTTTCCTTTAAAAGATGCTCTGCCATTGGACTTCTGCAAGTATTACCTGTACACACAAAAAGTATTTTCTTCTTCAATATCACAACACCTCAACAATATTGTTTGCCGCTGCTTTATAAAGTCTATTTTCCAGCGCAAGAAATTCTAAGTTAAATTCTCCCCATTCACAAAGTATATAATCAACACCAAGTTGGTTAAATTTTCTCAACAGCGAAAACAGATTTCTTCCACACTCTTTTGCATCAAACATGCTTCCTAAAATGAGTTTGTACTGGGAATCAAAATTATGGGCTGTCTCATAAAAGCACAATATGCCAACCCTGTAACCTTTCAATTCTAATTTCTTTTTCATCTCATTTATCTTGTCAATTCTTTTATCAATTCTTCCCTTTACTATTATAAGTTTGGCATCAGGTGCATAGTGCTTATATTTCATACCAGGTGACCTTGGAACACTCCCACTTAGTCCTTCCACCACCGCTTTGCTGTACTCTATATTGCCAAGCACCTCTTTCAATGCATAATACGAAATAGCGCCTGGTCTCAAAATCACAGCTTCGCCGCCACTCAAATCCACCACAGTTGACTCAAGTCCAAATGAACATTTACCACCATCTATAATGACATCCACCTTATTCATCAGGTCCTCTATCACATGCTTGGCCTCTGTCGGACTTGGTTTTCCAGAGACATTTGCTGATGGTGCTGCCACTGGTACACCAGAAAGTCTTATTAGCTCAAGCGCGATTTTGTTCGCAGGCATTCTAACACCAACTGTGGAAAGACCTGCTGTAACGTTGTCAGCAACCACATTTTTTTTGGGTAGAACAATTGTAAGTGGTCCTGGCCAAAATCTTTCTATAAGCACATAAACCTTTTCATCTGTAATTTCAGCACACATTTCAAGCATCTCTTTTGAAGATATATGAACGATTAACGGATTGTCCTGAGGTCTTCCTTTAGCCCAAAAAATCTTATCCACCGCATCTTTTAAAAGTGCATTCGCTCCAAGACCGTACACAGTTTCTGTTGGAAAGGCGACAAGCCCGCCTTCTCTTAATATTAAAGCTGCTTTTTCAAGCTTTTCATAATCTATACCTTCTTTTGCATCAATGATAATTGTCATAATTCCAACCACTCCAAAAGTAGTAGTGCTACAACAATACCTATCATATTTGATACTGTTGCCATTTTTAAATTCTCTTTTCGACTATACTCTGGAATAAGCTCATTTATCACAACATACAGCATTGCGCCTGCTGCACAAGCAAGACAGCCTGCTACTACATATTTGTTAATATAGCTTATCACACTTCCAACCAAACACCCAATACCTGTTGGAACTCCTGACAATATTGCATATCTTAATATTTTCTTTTTACCTTGCTTGGCTATCTTAAAAGGCAACGAAAGAACAAATCCTTCTGGAATATCATGAATTATTATCATAATCCCTACTAAAATTCCAAAGCTCTTTTCTACAGCAAAGCTACTTCCTATTGCCAACCCCTCAGGAAAGTTGTGAAGAGAAAGTGCAACTAAAATCAGTATTCCACTTTTGAGATATTTGTTCTGGGAAAGTAAATATCTTATTGTCAATGCTTCTTCTAATATCCCAATCATAAAGTATGAAGCAATCAATACTAAAATACATTCGAGCAAGTTTGAAATACTCACAGCTTCAGGGATAAGTCCAAAGCAAATTAAACCAAGCATTAGTCCCGATGTAAAACCAATTAAGGAGTCTTTTATCTTCTCATCGTTTAAAGGGAAGACCAAACCCGCCAGAGCACCAACAAATGCTCCAGTTATCCCACAAAAAAAAGCAAAAAGGTTGAAAACTAAAAAATTTATTTCCAACAAAGTAACTTCAAAATCAAATAT includes the following:
- the argC gene encoding N-acetyl-gamma-glutamyl-phosphate reductase, with the protein product MIKASIIGASGYVGLELIRLLLKHPEVEIISIISSSSNQLSLDKTNPQFKKVSNLVFEEFNIEALEETDVIFCALPHGISQEYVKIGYDLGKIVIDLSADFRYKDLQRYAKDYSQHKYPELLSKSAYGLCEINRKEIKKAQIVGNPGCYPTSAILGLAPLLKNKLVDKNSIIIDSKSGVSGAGKKSDFAYSFCELDENFKAYSVAKHRHTSEIEEKCSLLFGEDLNLSFTPHLLPVKRGILSTIYANLIKKIAKNDLVEIYNEFYKDEYFVRIFEDELPELKYVRGTNFVDIGFEIDKKTNRVIIISCIDNLIKGAAGQAIQNMNIKFSLDEKTGLIMVGEYF
- the argB gene encoding acetylglutamate kinase → MYEEMDTLIEKASILIEALPYIQKLYGKTVVIKYGGNAMINEKLKNWVMEDITLLKYIGVNPIVVHGGGPDINSVLKKLKVESQFVNGLRVTDMQTMEVAQMVLVGKTNKELVSMLNQKGGKAIGICGIDGNLIQARKHYEYVNGEKIDLGYVGEVVSINAKVLEMLAKDEYIPVVAPIGVGEDGTSYNINADTVAAEIAKAIKAEKLMFMTDVEGLKYDKNSKEIISAISADEVLKMIDEGKIDGGMIPKVLGCIDALKHGVNRTHILDGRIPHCILLEIFTDKGIGTMIHL
- the rlmH gene encoding 23S rRNA (pseudouridine(1915)-N(3))-methyltransferase RlmH is translated as MIKIISVGTIKEKYFLQACEEYKKRLSRWVKVEEIEIKEEDENKYSNIETLLEKEADKVLKFIKEDEFIIVCDVNGFEFSSEEFSEILRKNIYSGKNITFIIGSSNGLSNEVKRKADLLISFSKLTFPHQLFRVLLYEQIYRGFSIIYGTKYHK
- a CDS encoding low molecular weight protein arginine phosphatase, whose translation is MKKKILFVCTGNTCRSPMAEHLLKEKLKKMKIDNVEVESAGLSAFFPQKASRNAILVMNEVGIDISSHVSRLVNEDMIKESTLILTMERYHKEVITKMYPGTADKVFTLKEYVMNTKEDLDVVDPYGGDIEEYRRCRDELNQLIDKLLSKVDDI
- a CDS encoding L-threonylcarbamoyladenylate synthase, giving the protein MTIIIDAKEGIDYEKLEKAALILREGGLVAFPTETVYGLGANALLKDAVDKIFWAKGRPQDNPLIVHISSKEMLEMCAEITDEKVYVLIERFWPGPLTIVLPKKNVVADNVTAGLSTVGVRMPANKIALELIRLSGVPVAAPSANVSGKPSPTEAKHVIEDLMNKVDVIIDGGKCSFGLESTVVDLSGGEAVILRPGAISYYALKEVLGNIEYSKAVVEGLSGSVPRSPGMKYKHYAPDAKLIIVKGRIDKRIDKINEMKKKLELKGYRVGILCFYETAHNFDSQYKLILGSMFDAKECGRNLFSLLRKFNQLGVDYILCEWGEFNLEFLALENRLYKAAANNIVEVL
- a CDS encoding ZIP family metal transporter; the encoded protein is MKIFDFEVTLLEINFLVFNLFAFFCGITGAFVGALAGLVFPLNDEKIKDSLIGFTSGLMLGLICFGLIPEAVSISNLLECILVLIASYFMIGILEEALTIRYLLSQNKYLKSGILILVALSLHNFPEGLAIGSSFAVEKSFGILVGIMIIIHDIPEGFVLSLPFKIAKQGKKKILRYAILSGVPTGIGCLVGSVISYINKYVVAGCLACAAGAMLYVVINELIPEYSRKENLKMATVSNMIGIVVALLLLEWLEL